In Caldisericia bacterium, one genomic interval encodes:
- the rplQ gene encoding 50S ribosomal protein L17: MRHRAGYRKLNRFPSHRKMMLRNLLTSLIIHERIVTTEARAKELRRLADRVITWAKKDTLHDWRKVYSLLLSKEAGKHLEEIKDRFEGRDGGYTRIIPLGERRGDGSFQVIIELIKE, translated from the coding sequence ATGAGACATAGAGCAGGTTATAGGAAACTAAACAGATTTCCTTCTCACAGGAAGATGATGCTAAGGAATCTTCTTACATCTCTTATTATCCATGAGAGAATCGTAACCACTGAGGCAAGGGCAAAGGAACTTAGAAGACTTGCAGACAGGGTTATAACATGGGCAAAGAAAGATACACTCCATGATTGGAGGAAGGTCTATTCACTTCTTCTTTCAAAGGAAGCAGGTAAGCATCTTGAGGAAATTAAAGACAGGTTTGAAGGAAGAGATGGTGGATACACAAGAATAATTCCCTTAGGCGAAAGAAGGGGTGATGGTTCGTTTCAGGTAATAATTGAGCTTATAAAAGAGTGA
- a CDS encoding DNA-directed RNA polymerase subunit alpha produces MEYLSGRPKVKVLEEKKNYLKFVVDPLYRGYGITLGNALRRVLLSSIRGYGIYAVEIGGITHEFTSIPHVYEDVPEIIFNLKQVVIKGSLDRDKLHLKVKGEKEVKASDFEPNPNIEIVNPDQHLFTITDKEGEVEITAYVKRGFGYNLESENKEKGFPINTIFMDTVFSPVRKVNFNVSSSDVAPFPKREKLVMEIYTNGAINPREALKEASEILKYYMDVISEFKEEEVKKELSVELLPIPSRIKNILRKEGIETVTQLKRLVNSGDIKDIRGIGEKSIEEIREVLFKTEEAVEEPSFFSKAIDELMDEFALTDEELMRLKEGGIKTLKDLLGYSASDLLSDKFGLPSKRVKRIENKLRKWNLFLRKEKKK; encoded by the coding sequence ATGGAGTATTTAAGTGGAAGACCAAAAGTAAAAGTTTTGGAAGAGAAAAAGAATTACTTAAAGTTTGTTGTTGATCCTCTCTACAGAGGTTATGGAATAACACTTGGCAATGCCTTAAGGAGAGTTCTTCTTTCCTCTATAAGGGGTTATGGCATTTACGCTGTGGAGATAGGTGGTATCACCCATGAATTTACCTCTATTCCACATGTATATGAAGATGTGCCAGAGATAATATTTAACCTAAAACAGGTGGTAATAAAAGGTTCACTTGATAGAGATAAACTTCATTTGAAAGTTAAAGGAGAAAAGGAGGTTAAAGCTTCTGACTTTGAACCAAATCCAAATATAGAGATAGTGAACCCTGATCAGCACCTGTTCACCATAACAGATAAAGAAGGTGAAGTGGAGATTACTGCCTATGTTAAAAGAGGCTTTGGATACAATTTGGAATCAGAGAATAAAGAGAAGGGATTTCCAATAAATACAATATTTATGGATACAGTTTTTTCCCCTGTAAGGAAGGTGAATTTTAATGTCTCTTCCTCAGATGTTGCGCCATTTCCAAAGAGAGAAAAACTGGTTATGGAGATCTATACCAATGGTGCAATAAACCCAAGAGAAGCATTGAAGGAGGCATCTGAGATTCTCAAGTATTACATGGATGTTATAAGCGAGTTTAAAGAGGAAGAGGTAAAGAAAGAACTCTCTGTTGAACTGCTCCCTATTCCAAGTAGGATAAAGAATATCTTAAGGAAAGAGGGAATAGAGACAGTTACCCAGCTTAAAAGGCTGGTAAATTCTGGTGATATAAAGGATATAAGAGGAATAGGAGAGAAATCCATTGAGGAGATAAGAGAGGTACTCTTTAAGACAGAGGAGGCGGTGGAAGAGCCTTCATTCTTCTCTAAAGCAATTGATGAGCTTATGGATGAATTTGCATTAACCGATGAGGAGCTCATGAGATTGAAAGAGGGTGGAATAAAGACATTGAAGGACCTTTTAGGGTATAGTGCTTCAGATCTTCTATCTGATAAATTTGGACTCCCCTCAAAGAGGGTTAAAAGGATAGAGAATAAACTTAGGAAATGGAATCTATTTCTTAGAAAGGAGAAGAAAAAATGA
- a CDS encoding adenylate kinase codes for MKIVMLGNIGVGKGTQGRKISERFNIPYIATGDIFRENIRKETPLGKKVKNILKEGKLVPDEVVNEIVFDKINNLEGFVLDGFPRTLFQAEQLEKFLKSRNNPLNFVIYLTLPEETIVKRLTGRRICPKCGRVYNIYFNPPKNDEVCDFDGERLIQREDDSLEVVKRRIEEFKRNTLPLVDFYRERKILFEIDGDGTVDEVFNRIVKIIDDNTKE; via the coding sequence ATGAAGATTGTTATGCTTGGAAACATAGGAGTTGGTAAGGGAACTCAGGGAAGGAAGATTTCAGAAAGATTTAATATTCCATATATCGCCACAGGAGATATATTTAGAGAGAATATAAGAAAGGAAACCCCTCTTGGGAAAAAGGTGAAGAATATTCTTAAAGAGGGGAAACTTGTTCCAGATGAGGTTGTAAATGAGATAGTTTTTGATAAAATTAATAATTTGGAAGGGTTTGTCCTTGATGGTTTTCCAAGGACTCTATTTCAAGCAGAGCAACTTGAAAAATTTCTTAAGTCAAGAAACAATCCCTTGAATTTTGTTATTTACCTCACCCTTCCTGAGGAGACAATTGTAAAGAGGCTGACAGGGAGAAGGATTTGCCCTAAATGTGGAAGGGTTTACAACATCTACTTTAATCCTCCAAAGAATGATGAGGTTTGTGATTTTGATGGTGAAAGATTAATTCAGAGGGAGGACGATAGTCTTGAAGTTGTTAAAAGGAGAATTGAGGAGTTTAAGAGAAATACCCTTCCTCTTGTAGATTTTTATAGAGAGAGGAAGATACTCTTTGAGATAGATGGAGATGGAACTGTTGATGAAGTTTTTAATAGAATAGTGAAGATTATAGATGATAATACTAAAGAGTAA
- the rpsK gene encoding 30S ribosomal protein S11, translating into MAKKKKKKRIDEYVNAYIQSTFNNTIVTITDKNGNVLTWGSAGTVGFKGTKKGTPFAAQLTAESVAKKAVNMGAKYVDVFIKGPGPGRETAVRALQTGGLIVKSIKDVTPIPHNGCRPPKRRRV; encoded by the coding sequence ATGGCTAAAAAGAAAAAGAAAAAAAGAATAGATGAGTATGTGAATGCCTATATTCAATCCACATTCAATAACACAATAGTTACTATTACCGATAAGAATGGAAATGTGCTTACATGGGGTTCTGCAGGTACTGTTGGATTTAAAGGAACTAAAAAGGGTACACCTTTTGCTGCTCAGCTTACAGCAGAATCAGTTGCAAAGAAGGCAGTAAATATGGGAGCGAAGTATGTTGATGTGTTTATTAAAGGTCCAGGTCCAGGTAGAGAGACTGCAGTGAGAGCTCTTCAGACTGGAGGTCTGATTGTTAAATCCATAAAGGATGTGACACCAATTCCACACAATGGTTGCAGACCTCCAAAGAGAAGAAGGGTCTAA
- a CDS encoding energy-coupling factor transporter ATPase — MIEFKNVSFSYLSPERIDVLKNVNLKIDKGEFVSIIGRNGSGKSTLARLISVLLLPSEGEVFVDGMNTREEENLYKIRRKVGMVFQNPDNQIVSQIVEEDVAFGLENLNFPPDKIREKVDEVLKEVGLYEFKNFPPHFLSGGQKQKLAIAGVLVMEPEYLVLDEPTSLLDPRGRRDVINLILKLHKKGITIVLITHRMEEASMSQRVIVLNDGRIEMEGSPQDVFKEVERLRSIDLSVPPLTYLSYLLKKEGYPLEVKLWKREDLLREILQLKLRV; from the coding sequence GTGATTGAATTTAAGAATGTTTCCTTTTCCTACCTTTCACCCGAAAGGATTGATGTACTTAAAAATGTTAATCTTAAGATTGATAAGGGTGAATTTGTCAGCATAATAGGAAGAAACGGATCAGGTAAATCAACTCTTGCAAGATTAATATCGGTTCTCCTCCTCCCCTCAGAAGGGGAGGTTTTTGTTGATGGTATGAACACGAGGGAGGAGGAGAATCTTTACAAGATAAGAAGAAAGGTTGGCATGGTTTTTCAGAATCCAGACAACCAGATTGTTTCACAGATTGTGGAAGAAGATGTTGCCTTTGGGCTTGAAAATCTAAATTTTCCTCCAGATAAGATAAGAGAAAAGGTTGATGAGGTTCTTAAAGAGGTTGGTCTTTATGAATTTAAAAACTTTCCTCCCCATTTTCTTTCAGGGGGACAGAAGCAGAAACTTGCCATTGCAGGTGTTTTGGTTATGGAGCCAGAGTATCTTGTTCTTGATGAGCCAACCTCTCTTCTGGATCCAAGGGGAAGAAGGGATGTAATCAATTTAATATTGAAGTTACATAAGAAGGGTATAACCATAGTGCTTATAACTCACAGAATGGAAGAAGCATCAATGTCACAGAGGGTAATAGTTTTAAATGATGGAAGGATAGAGATGGAAGGGTCACCTCAAGATGTCTTTAAAGAAGTTGAAAGGTTAAGGAGCATTGATCTATCCGTTCCTCCACTCACCTATCTTTCATATTTATTGAAGAAGGAAGGATACCCTCTGGAGGTAAAGCTTTGGAAGAGAGAGGATCTCTTAAGAGAGATATTGCAATTGAAGTTAAGGGTTTAA
- the infA gene encoding translation initiation factor IF-1, which translates to MGKKKEYVEVEGIVVETLPNMNFKVKLPNGKIIKAFVSGKMRLHSIRVVPGDRVKLQISIYDPTQGRIVYRLS; encoded by the coding sequence ATGGGGAAGAAAAAAGAATATGTAGAAGTGGAAGGAATTGTTGTTGAAACTCTTCCGAATATGAACTTTAAGGTCAAACTTCCAAATGGAAAAATAATAAAAGCTTTTGTGAGTGGAAAGATGAGGCTCCACTCCATCAGGGTTGTTCCTGGAGATAGGGTTAAGCTCCAGATATCTATATACGACCCTACTCAGGGGAGAATTGTTTACAGACTTTCTTAA
- the rpmJ gene encoding 50S ribosomal protein L36: MKVRSSVKKICPKCRIIKRKGRVMVICSNPKHKQRQG, encoded by the coding sequence ATGAAGGTAAGGTCTTCAGTAAAGAAGATATGTCCTAAGTGTAGGATTATAAAGAGAAAAGGAAGGGTTATGGTGATTTGCTCTAACCCAAAACATAAGCAGAGACAAGGATAG
- the rpsD gene encoding 30S ribosomal protein S4 translates to MAKITKPKCRICRRLGVKLFLKGEKCYTSKCPLERKFSPPGMQGIRRKPKPSDYAIHLWEKQKLRKIYGVMERQFRRYFERAASQRKIATGEKLLELLERRLDNVIFRGGLSVSRSAARQLVSHGHVLVNGRKVTIPSFEVKPGDKIQLRPKAKNIPTVLSAIEQKPFVPPWLNTDFDNLTIEVLSVPTRDQIDTPIKEELVVEFYSK, encoded by the coding sequence ATGGCTAAAATTACAAAACCCAAATGTAGAATTTGCAGAAGACTTGGCGTGAAGTTGTTTCTAAAGGGTGAAAAGTGTTATACATCAAAATGTCCCCTTGAGAGAAAGTTCTCTCCACCAGGTATGCAGGGTATAAGAAGAAAACCCAAACCCTCAGATTATGCTATACATCTCTGGGAGAAACAGAAATTAAGGAAGATATATGGAGTTATGGAGAGACAGTTTAGAAGATATTTTGAAAGAGCTGCATCTCAGAGAAAGATTGCCACAGGTGAGAAACTCCTTGAATTACTTGAGAGAAGGCTTGACAATGTAATTTTTAGAGGAGGACTTTCAGTTTCAAGGTCTGCTGCAAGACAGCTTGTCTCCCATGGTCATGTTCTTGTGAATGGAAGAAAGGTTACAATTCCTTCCTTTGAGGTAAAGCCAGGAGATAAGATTCAGTTGAGACCAAAGGCAAAGAATATACCCACAGTTCTTTCTGCTATAGAGCAAAAACCATTTGTCCCTCCATGGCTAAACACAGATTTTGATAATCTAACAATAGAGGTTCTTTCTGTTCCTACAAGGGATCAAATAGATACTCCAATTAAAGAGGAACTCGTTGTTGAGTTCTACTCCAAGTAA
- the rpsM gene encoding 30S ribosomal protein S13 produces MARVVGVDLPKNKRIDIALTYIYGIGRSRAKEIVEKVGLDINKKVKDLTPEEIKALNEFIPKNYKVEGELRKEIASNIRRLIDINCYRGMRHKRGLPVRGQRTRTNARTRKGPRKTIGRKR; encoded by the coding sequence ATGGCAAGAGTTGTTGGTGTAGATTTACCAAAAAACAAAAGAATAGATATAGCTCTAACCTATATCTATGGAATAGGTCGTTCAAGAGCTAAGGAGATAGTTGAAAAGGTGGGCCTTGATATAAATAAGAAGGTGAAGGATTTGACACCTGAGGAGATTAAAGCTCTTAACGAGTTCATTCCAAAGAACTACAAGGTTGAAGGAGAATTGAGGAAGGAAATTGCTTCCAACATCAGGAGACTCATAGATATTAACTGCTACAGAGGGATGAGACATAAGAGGGGTCTTCCAGTGAGAGGTCAGAGGACAAGAACCAATGCAAGGACAAGAAAGGGCCCAAGAAAAACTATAGGAAGGAAAAGATAA
- the map gene encoding type I methionyl aminopeptidase, whose amino-acid sequence MIILKSKAEIEIMREAGILLSEVLEELKKMVKEGVSAQELDRFAEKKIRSLNAEPAFKGYRGYPYTLCVSVNSEVVHGFPLRDKVFKEGDLVSLDIGLKYKGYYSDMAFTVPVGKIDERKRKLLEIGERALYLGISKARVGNRRGDISNAIEEFVKENGFSVVKDYVGHGIGRNLHEDPQVPNFGDRSEGPILKEGMTIAIEPMICIGSGKTKVEDDGWTAKTVDDGPCVHFEHTIAITGRGPLILTVPEEVR is encoded by the coding sequence ATGATAATACTAAAGAGTAAGGCTGAAATAGAGATCATGAGAGAAGCTGGAATACTTCTCTCAGAGGTGTTGGAAGAGTTAAAGAAGATGGTAAAAGAAGGAGTTTCTGCGCAAGAACTGGACAGGTTTGCTGAGAAGAAAATAAGGAGCCTCAATGCAGAGCCTGCATTTAAGGGATACAGAGGCTATCCTTATACGCTCTGTGTCTCTGTGAACAGTGAGGTTGTTCATGGATTTCCTTTAAGAGATAAGGTTTTTAAAGAAGGAGACCTTGTCTCTCTTGATATAGGGCTTAAGTATAAAGGATACTACTCAGATATGGCATTTACAGTTCCTGTTGGGAAGATAGACGAGAGAAAAAGGAAACTTCTTGAGATTGGAGAGAGGGCACTTTACCTTGGAATATCAAAGGCAAGAGTTGGAAACAGACGTGGTGATATATCCAATGCCATTGAAGAGTTTGTGAAAGAAAATGGTTTTAGTGTTGTAAAGGATTATGTGGGACATGGAATTGGTAGAAATTTGCATGAGGATCCACAGGTTCCAAACTTTGGAGATAGGAGTGAAGGACCCATACTGAAGGAGGGCATGACTATAGCTATTGAACCGATGATATGCATAGGTAGTGGAAAGACGAAGGTAGAGGATGATGGCTGGACTGCGAAAACTGTTGATGACGGTCCGTGTGTGCATTTTGAACATACAATTGCTATTACAGGGAGAGGTCCTTTGATTCTCACTGTTCCAGAGGAGGTGAGGTGA